In Listeria cossartiae subsp. cossartiae, the DNA window AAGAATACATTCGTTTAGAAGACGAAAACGCCGATCGTGATACTTTAGAAGAGTTAACTTTAGGCTCTTTACGAAAAGCAGTACAAGAAGGCGACACAGACAACGGCTCCGTCATGGCCGGTCAAATCGCTGGCTTAATTACAGAAATCAAACCTTGTAAAGATGTTATTGAAGAGATGATGACAGAGGCTAAGAATGTGATTGCTGGGTTAGAATTATAAATTAAAAACAGTTATTTTCTGCTTAATAAAGTAGAGAATAACTGTTTTTTTGTAGTTGCGATGTTGTTTACAAAGGTAAAGTCAAAAAATGCACTAATTTGTTCTGTAGTTGGCTACATTTATACACAGAGGTTCACAAAACGCTCACAAAATGGAATCGTTTCTGGTGCTATAATGGAAAGGGTGGAAAACTAGACAAGAAAGGTAATAGCATGAAAAAAGATGATTATTCTAAAATGTCATGGGTATCAGCGGAGGATTTATATCTTTTATTTGAACAAGCAATCAAGGACTTTAAGCAAAGCAAATTAAGTAAAAAAGAGTTTTTTGATATTCTTGATGAATTGACTATGAGGCAAGTAGATACCTATGAAATTTTAAAAGAACCTTTGAGAGGACAGCTCGACAATGAGTTATGTAATTTATGGAACACAGAAAATTATGATGATGTAGATATTATTACATCATTGTTAATTAATTTAGGGTTGAAAAATACTTATAATAGAATGAAAAAATCTATCGAAGGTACTTCAGAAATATCACCAGAAATACTTGAGGAAATACAAGATGCAATTGAAGAAGTCGGAGATAATATAGATGATCCATATCAAGATTATATGAAGAAAATATAGAATGCGATCACAGTAGGCAAGAATGATTTCATTGTTGGCACTAATCCTGTTTCAATCAAATAAAGGAGTGTATTTTAATAAAAGAATTAAGATTGTCTTTAGAGTATAAATGTTATCCTGTTTGGGTATATAACGATGCGGGGATTTTAAAGGAAAATGATTTGCCGGATGAATTGAAACAAGATGAATATTTAGATGAGAAATTAACCTGCTTACAAGATAAATATGATAAATTGTTCATAGATACTGAAATTGAATTTCGATATGAGGCTTTTAAAGATGAGAAAGAAAAGGAAAAATTTCTTCATGAGTTCATAGAAGTTCAAAAGTATTTGAAAGAAACATTAGGTAAGGAATACAATATCGTTAATAAGATTTTAGTTTAGTAGCTGAGAGTGCTTAATATGTAGAGGTAATCAAAATCCACGGCTTATTTATAGTCTCAATAGTTATTTTTTGGTTTATAAAAAATAAAAACCAGTTACCCACCAAACCCCTGGCGTAACTGGTTTTCTAAATCTCACCCAAAATTAAGCTGCCAAAACACCCCAAAACGGTCCGTCACCTGCGCATAAGTCGAACCCCAGAACGCCACTTGCAACTCCATTTCCACTTTTCCATCAGCACGTAAAGCATCATAGGCATACTTAATAGCTTCCTCAGACTCAAAATTAATAAGAATCGTCACCCGGTTCCCGGTCGTAAAACCATCATAAGGCGCATCCGTAATATAAATAAATTCTTCACCATTTTTAGCTAAGCGGCTATGCATCAATCGCTCACCAAAAACGGCATCACCATCAAAATTATTCATCTCTTTAAAACGCTGAACGCTAGTTATCTCAGCCTGAAACACATCCGAATAAAACGTTAGAGCATCCTGACCTTCCCCGTTAAAAACTAAATACGGAACTGCAAAAGACATCTCATCATCCCCTATACAATTAATAGCTTTAGTATAAGCCTAATCTGCTGCAAAGTCATCTCACAAAATAATACGAATTTGTAAACAAAAACAAAATACTTGCAAATAAATGTGATATATTATACACTTGTGATAAGAAATCGGATATATTTAAATTAATATTTTTTTGCAACGAAATAAAGTAAGTACTTGCTTTTGGGAGTAGGTGCGTAGGAGGTAGATGTATGCTTTGGGTAAAAGAGTCAATTGAGCAACTTCTCAGTAAACTACACACGAATTTAGACACAGGGTTAACGAAAGAACAAGTGAAGGAAAAACATGCAGAGTTTGGGACGAATGAATTTGAAGAGGGAAAGAAGGAATCATTGCTTCAAAAAATTGGTCACCACTTAGTTGAAATTACAACGATCGTGTTGCTTTTCGCAGCGGCGATTTCTGCTTATTTAGCGATTACAACTGGTTATGGTTGGGCGAAGGTTGTCGTAATTTTAGGTATCGTCGTTTTGAATATGGTGCTCGGAATTTACCAGGAAAACAGCGCCGAGAAAGCACTCGCGGCACTTCAAAGTATGAATGCGCATTTAACGACGGTTGTTCGTGATGGTGTGCGGATGCAAGTGGACGCGACAGAATTAGTGCCAGGGGATATTATTGAAATCGTTGCAGGAGATATGATTCCAGCAGATGCACGGATTATTTCTAGCAGTAGTTTGCAAGTCGAGGAATCTGCGTTAACTGGTGAAAGTGTTCCGGTTGAAAAAGACGCAAATGCGGTTATTTCAGAAAAAGCACCAATTGGAGATCGACTGAATATGCTTTACTCGGGTTGTCTTGTAACGAATGGTCGCGCCACAGCGGTTGTTGTAGAAATTGGGATGGAAACAGAGATGGGGAAAATTGCTGGACTTTTAAACAGCACCTCAAAACTGATGACGCCTTTACAACTTCGCTTAAAAGAATTAGCAAAACGCCTTAGTATTGTAGCACTTTTAGCGGGTATTTTAATTTTTATTATTGATGTGTATGTGTACGGCGAGACAATTATTGAAACGTTGATGATTGCGATTTCTCTAGCGGTAGCAGCAGTTCCTGAGACGTTGCCGGTTATTGTGACATTGACGCTTGCTTACGGGGTTCAAAATATGGTGCGGAAAAATACGATTATCCGCCGAATTCCAGCAGTAGAAACAATCGGAAATACTTCGGTTATTTGTTCTGATAAAACAGGGACATTAACGCAAAATAAAATGATTATCCAACAAATTTGGGCAGCAGACCACGCACCAATTCAAGCAACAGCTAAATTTGATGATGCTGAGGAGAAAGTATTGGAAATGTTGAGCCTTTCCAGTAATGCGACGATTGATGTAACAGACGGCGAAGAAACCATCATTGGCGACCCAACCGAAAGCGCGATTATCCGTTTACTAGAAGAAAAAGGAACTACGAAAAAAGCATTAGAAGCTAAATATCCGCGCGTTTTCGAACTTCCTTTTGATTCAGATAGAAAGTTAATGACGACGATTCACCAAGTAGAAGACGGCTTTCTTTCCATTACAAAAGGTGCTTTTGACCGAATTCCCGTGAATTTTTCAGACGAGTTTTTAGCAGAAGCAGAGCGGGTGCATGACAGTTTTGCGGAGGATGCGCTTCGGGTGTTAGTTGTTGCCTATAAAAAATATCCGGAAATGCCGGCAGACTTGTCTAGTGAGGCGCTGGAGACTGATTTAACGTTTGCGGGAATGGTTGGGATGATTGATCCACCGAGACCGGAAAGTAAAGCGGCTGTGTTAGCGGCGAAAAAAGCGGGTATTAAAACTGTAATGATTACTGGTGACCACATTGTAACGGCATCAGCAATTGCAAAAGAAATTGGTATTTTAACGGATGGGGACAAAGCGATTACTGGGGCAGAGCTTGCTGAAATGTCAGAAGCGGACCTAGA includes these proteins:
- a CDS encoding cation-translocating P-type ATPase, which gives rise to MLWVKESIEQLLSKLHTNLDTGLTKEQVKEKHAEFGTNEFEEGKKESLLQKIGHHLVEITTIVLLFAAAISAYLAITTGYGWAKVVVILGIVVLNMVLGIYQENSAEKALAALQSMNAHLTTVVRDGVRMQVDATELVPGDIIEIVAGDMIPADARIISSSSLQVEESALTGESVPVEKDANAVISEKAPIGDRLNMLYSGCLVTNGRATAVVVEIGMETEMGKIAGLLNSTSKLMTPLQLRLKELAKRLSIVALLAGILIFIIDVYVYGETIIETLMIAISLAVAAVPETLPVIVTLTLAYGVQNMVRKNTIIRRIPAVETIGNTSVICSDKTGTLTQNKMIIQQIWAADHAPIQATAKFDDAEEKVLEMLSLSSNATIDVTDGEETIIGDPTESAIIRLLEEKGTTKKALEAKYPRVFELPFDSDRKLMTTIHQVEDGFLSITKGAFDRIPVNFSDEFLAEAERVHDSFAEDALRVLVVAYKKYPEMPADLSSEALETDLTFAGMVGMIDPPRPESKAAVLAAKKAGIKTVMITGDHIVTASAIAKEIGILTDGDKAITGAELAEMSEADLEKNIRDYAVYARVSPEDKIRIVKAWQKNGEIVTMTGDGVNDAPALKAADVGAAMGITGTDVSKNAADMVITDDNFATIVDAVKEGRTAYENIRKTIYFLLSTNFSQIFIMLIAIILGWGAPVVAVQLLLINVVSDGIPGFFLSREKADDSIMERKPIPKNAGIFANGLGKKMATQAVVFTIVTLAGFYIGQFVTINHSIGASYEVGMTMAFVILAWSSVAHIFNVRSDKSIFTIGFLSNRGLFFSAICSMLIILGLAIIPPLANMFFLVEMSLTHWILAFILSMFPLLFVEIQKLIQRKRAKA
- a CDS encoding VOC family protein: MSFAVPYLVFNGEGQDALTFYSDVFQAEITSVQRFKEMNNFDGDAVFGERLMHSRLAKNGEEFIYITDAPYDGFTTGNRVTILINFESEEAIKYAYDALRADGKVEMELQVAFWGSTYAQVTDRFGVFWQLNFG